From Xiphophorus couchianus chromosome 7, X_couchianus-1.0, whole genome shotgun sequence:
ATCAATTCAGTCTCTATCTTCATCAATCGCAGCACACTAGATAGAAACAAACAGTAGGAACCTTTTCCGATAGATTTGCACCTTTCCGGTCAGCTGGGACATGTGACCTTTCCTCCGTGACCTTTCCTGCCACTACCTTATGGTTTCCAAGCTAGTAGAGCACAAAATGTCCCTGAAGAGCGGCATTGAGGAGTCCTCAGAACCACCATGTGACCAACATTAAAGCTACATGATCTGTTTCTCACgctttctttcatttcaacaGATTTTGTGTTCAAGGCTTTAAAAATGGAATTAATGGTAAAAATGAGCCATTTAGTGAAAAAGACTGAGTTAAAGAACTACTCTGAGATTGTTGATtgtgcagtttgttttcaaCTTGACTGTCTGCCTGCACTTCCAAACCCAACCTAACCAAAGAGGCACCAATCAGAGTTTAGTGACTGATTTCTTATCTCTGGTTTGTGAACTGCTaataacaactttgtttttttgcttagGAATTACATACACAAAGATGCAAAATTAGCATTAAAATActtcttgtttttatctcttctgtcatttttaagttCCAGTGTGACAGACCAGACATTGTAAAAAAGAAGTAAGGTAATCATAAACAAAAGCATTAttgagttgacattttaaactgccTTTAGCATTTGTTATTGGCATGCGTTATGGCTTGCATTGCTATTACAGCCTCTGCATATGTTCCTCAGGTAACGCTAATTCTCAGGTTCCCAAGTCCACCACATTATGTAATAGACAGAGGCTGAAAGATCAAAGagataaaacaaagcaactttGCTTTTACAGGCACTGTCTTCCTGTTGCCTGTTGATAGTCTTGCTCTCTCTAGCTAACTTACAACCAGAACGAATTGCAGAAATGTCAAAGTGGAACACAAACGCAACGTTTCCTTTTAAATAGATTCCTGCATCTCTgtgcttcctctgacttcattCAAAGACTTTACAGATACAGACAGTAGTTAACTTTAAGTGTTCTTCACTCAGTAACAATGGCGAAGAGTGTTTCTTATCGCAACCTGGCAGTACTTGTTTGCTGCATTCACTAATCGgaagaaaatcagaattttgagaacCAGTCTGAACCGATGGTCAAGGTAGTTTTTAAGACCGACTTGGTGACTGTTGAGTTAAAACATGTAGggattttactttaaatattgaTATATATAATGTTGAATATGCAGTCAACATCTTCCCTATTTTGACTTTCCCATTTCAGAAATACTTGAACGTGTCCTCATCAATCATTGTGCAATCAGCTTTTTCTTTGACAGTGACTTTGGTCTGACCTCACCGCCCTACATACAGATTGTAATAACCTCTGTAAACCAAGCTTTGGCCTTGTACCACCTATAAACcccaaagagaaacatttcaacCCAGGCCCCATCCCACAACATTCAGACTTTAACAGACTTTAACTGTTCCCTTCCACCCCCTTCAATCACTGCatctcaagaagaagaagaagtagttCTGTGTTTGACTTTGGACAAGGACTCCTGTTGAACTTTAGTTTCCGTGAATCCATCATTGTCACAGTTAAATGGGATCGGGGGCTTCAGGGATGCatggtggggggacgggttaaCTAACACCCTCCTATTAGCAGACACCCAGCAAATCCCTGGTGGCATTGTTTAGGAGATGAACATCTGCCGTAACAATGGACGGTCACTAACTCACGATTGTGTTTGGGATGATTTTAAATGACCACAGCGAAGAGTTGAGGAACTTTAGCTTGGACTCTTATGATGACAAAAGTGTGCATAAATCTCTTAAATTATTCAGATTCGCAGCATGTGAAGCTACTGTAGGCACAGATCTGTCCAATGAAACGTGGAGAATGTCTCAAAGTGTCACCGGAGTTGTTAGCGAGATGAAATATGAATGTGGTAAATGTCCATCTGTTTTTAAACAAGCGTGACCAGCTAAGCGTGTGCGGCTATTGAAAGTGAAGCATTTAGGCTCTCTTTCACAAAGGGCCCGAGGGCTAAAACCTTGCACCCCTCCTACAGTCATTATCCCTCCGCCACACTGTGATCAGCACCAAATGCCGACTATCCCAGGCCGGCACTCACAAAGCATGCTGGGAGGGACAAAAGCAGACCTTCAGCCTATTGGTTCCACCTTATTAACAGCTTGTAATCTTCTCATGTCTTTGGCCGGGGCCTTGGCGAGCAGGGGCCGGCGCGAATAGACGAGTGCGTCTTCTGTCTCCGCTTTGATGCGGAGCAGCTTTCTTCCATTCTGAAAAGTCCAGCTCTGTTATATTTCCATTGTTGCCGCTGCACCTGTTTGACACATTGAACAAATCAGTCACTGGCAACTGTTAATTTCTCATTACGCTCTCTTTGCACATCGCAAACAGGAGAAGGTTTGGGATGTGAAAGCCCTCAGCAGGTGCAGCCCCTCGTTTAACGCCTTGGCTCGCTCTGTCAAAAAATGATTTGAACTTTTCAATTTGCTTTGCAAAACTATCCGTAGCccttaactttttcacatttccttgTGTTTAACTTTCAgttcatttaatatatttcttaaatttgaTGTCAAAGACCCTTACATAAAGGTGCTTAGTATGGAAAAGATCATATAGTTAAAATATTCGCCTTTCaattcaaaatctgaaaagtatttatCCCCCCCAGAGTCATTCCTTTACAGTTACCACATTTTGCACACAAAGATCTTTTTCTATTCTTTGCAAAAGATCCAATcagattttaagactttgacTATCGTAGCACAAAAATATGCGTTGATGTAAACCACCACAGCTATCGCTGCTTGTTTTTGGTTGTCATGCAGGAAACTCAACGTCTGGCCCATTCTTAAGTCTTTTGAATTTTCTAAAAAGTATCTTTCTTTCTTAAATATAAACCTACATTTACATCCATTTGTCTTCTCATCTAGTCTCACAAATTAAACACACCCACATGATGTTAACGACGATTCTTCCACCATTTTCACAATTAGGTTGCGATGATGTTTTCACCACACAGTTTTTTACATGAGGGCCAGACAACGCATCTTCAGATGTATTCCCTACATGGCGTATGGCAACCTTTACacagaatgtatttatttatttattccaaaatatgactttggtgaTTAGAGATAGTTGAATGCGTTTGACTAATTTGATGATATCTGATGGTTGCTCTAAGTCTTTAGTGGTATAACAAGCTAAAATGGGACTGAAAACAAAGCCCTGCCACATTTTTAAGATAAttattggggggaaaaaatggtaaaactaCATGTAATTTTCTTCCAATATAAAACCCCttttaaatttgtgaaatttGTGGTTAATAAgtgaaaaggtttgagaaaaatgtaaactttggcAAGGCCTCTGTGTGTTTATGATCAATAAGTTGATGTTTGATCCCCAGAACAGccaatgaacaaataaaacaacaacaagagcAAGCGTGGTATCACTTGCGGTGTGTTTTTCCCCCTCAGTGTGGGCGATAGATTGACCCAAGAGTTTGGCTGAGGTGTCTTCCTGTTTGCCAGCCACAGGAAACAGCTCCACACAGATGAGGCATTTAGTTCCCAGGTGCAGACCCCTCACTGGACGGCCTTGCCCAGATGGACGACACTTCTTCCACCATAAAGACACTAGTCTTCCTCCTGCCCTGGAGCCACCGGTGCTCCAGCCCGGGTCCAGCCTCATCAAAAGAAGCTGCGCGTTGGAGGCGGATATGCCCCCAAATCAAgctcacttttcttttccttgtgaGTGGCGGAGAAAACGTGGGGGAGGTGCTCCATTCTGGGGTGACaccagtttctttctttctttctttctttctttctttctttctttctttctttctttctttctttctttccccaCTATTCTGACTTCTGTATGTGTGGCTCCTTGCAGGTGTCCCTCCCCACAACCACCGCCCTCCTTGACATAGACACAATCCTGAAATACAgtcaacaaagacaaaattacCCCAGGGTTTTCTTTCACTGCTCGGTTTATTACACCCCTTTGTGGCGACGGGCACTAGAAGTCGAATTGAGCTCGCAGGCAGAGCACGTAAACACCCGGAGCACGCTCGCATTCACGCATTCAACCCTGGCCGCCCGCACTCTGTTCTCCCGCAGGTGTGAGGGCCATCCGCCTGGCCCTTTTCATGGAGCCCTCTCTTTCCTGTCCGTCTGCAGCCGCCCATTCAGCTTCAATCACAGCACCAGCCGGACGCCACCGGCCCACTGGCGGGGAAGGGAAGCGCCTCCACGCAATGCCCGGGATGACAGGGGAGGAACGgctgggagggaaaaaaagggtcTTCCTCCTTCTGCTTTCATCGCGAACAACTTGCTTTCTGTTTGTGACGGTGTGGTCCCTCGCCTCGTTCCCCCAACCTTCCTTTTCTACCCCCTCAGATGGGCTCAGACTGGGGGGAGCGCAGGGCAAGGAGAGGCCGGCCAGGCTCGCTGAGCGGCGGGGTGATCCtgaggtctttttttttgtggctaaTGAATGGCACGTTTGAGGTTTTCAGCCTTGCCTCTGTGCCCCAAGCCAGCTTCACCTGTGCTTGGAGTCAATTGGGCTGTTGTCTGGGGCTGTCTGGATCTGTGCCCAAACTCTTCGCCGGCCAATTTGGTTATAGCGAGGCCCGCTCAGAGCCGAGCAACAATAACCCCCACCTCTAAACCGTCAATTAACTTCCCCAGCCCCTCTGGCACAATGGCGGATCCATTCACTGTTTGCCAAAACTGTTCTCTGACACAATTAATACCCACCCTAATAGTGCTTATACCTGCTCTCCGTCACTTAACAGAATGTTGATGGGTTTAATGGCTTTCAGCTTGTTAAATGGTTTTAGTGGTAAATTCCATTAAGCCCATaatgttgtttgtcttttattcatTAGCGCCTCCAGCTTTTAATTAGGCGCTGAATCCCATTTcctctgcgacagactggcgacctgtccagggtgtaccccgcctcccgcctggaacgtagctggagataggcaccagcaaccctcccgaccccattagggacaagggtgcacagaaaatggatggatggatggatggatcccATTTCCTTGCGTTTCCCTCGTTCCTAAATTTTGAGCCTTGGCTTGGAGTTCGGAGTGGCGAGGATTCAAATATTGCTCCATGAAGCCGGGCGATAGGGTCAGatgattttacataaacagTGGCAACGTGTTTTTGCTGATGCTCACTGTGTCAGTAGGTATTGATATCCGAACTCATAATGCTGTGAGTTTAAGAGAACACTGCAAAGACactaactcttttttttttgtattgttggTTTAGCTTCTCCTACAAATATcctagtacacttgaaataacacaaaaaaacaacttacaagtaacttccCAGAAAAACACAGGAGCTCGTattactttaataatttaataatattgatgaaaaattattaattccactggcagattatttcacttacaccaagacattttccccacaatattaatgaaataaactCAGTAGTacaagcactttttaaaaagtaattattgacataaaactaGTTCCTAGATCTTGCCTTAAAGTTACtaagttagttttttgttgttgttttatttcaagtgtaataagatttTCGCactagaaaataaacaaaaaataccaaaaaaaccCCTCTGTGTTATTGCAGTGAGTGGCAGGATGagattttaatattgtttttaagagAACTTCAATAATCATATTTATGCAACAAAAAAGgcctttattttacatgttttgccACAAACTACAACAAACTAATGTCtttcttgatttatttactattttcaGGCCTTAAGACGACTATGCCTGGTCTTCCCAGTTGCTACAGGATGTGCTGGGATTGTGACGTAGTTCAGCTTACCCCCAGATCTCCAACCGTTGGTTGCTTTAGCGATGCTTTCTGCCGCTTTCAGCGTCTGAACAAATTGCAGGGCTTACATATTGTTGTGCTTTGTCTTTCACCCAAATGCTGCCAAACAGATGACATAAAGGGCATCTTCTGTTACAACTTCGTCAGGCAAAGTCATGTCGACTGTTACAGGAAAATTTATGGTGTGacctttaaaatgtctgtttacAGACACTCAGCATTATATCTGAGCTTAGGtatgagaaaaattaaaaagaggGGGATTTTCATCTCTGAAAATCTTTAATAATTTTCTGTCCACTTTATAATTTTGCcctgctttgtgttggcctttcatataaaatcccattaaaatacactgaatgcaaaatgtttaagaaTTCTGGATTCTTTTACCAGGTACTGTTGTAACGGATTACTCAAAATTGGGTGTTGAGGTTCAGATAGATCACAACTTTGCTTTTATAAACCAGGATACAAtaaattcagtcatttaaaGGAAGAAGAATCACATTATTACACTTCTCATACTGCTCAAATAGCTGAATAAATCTGGCTGCACTGGATGAAATAAAGTATCGTGAATCCTTTCTTCCTGACTTTTCATCAGTGCACGGTGCGTTATTCTATTTTTCCTTCAGAGTTTGAAACTTCTGACACTTGCGGCTTTGCCTCTGCAAACATATGCTGGATGAGTTAGTGTTAGGGAGGAGTTGAGCTGAGGTGGGGCTATGTAAGAGCAGCATTTAGCTCACTGCTCCGGCTCTTTGAGTTGAGATTCCTGCCTCTCACAGCTGTGGAGACGAGATGACGGAGCTGCTGCTTTAACAAGCTGCCTTTTGACACGGCTAACGTGGCACCAACCTCAAGATTCAAACTCTACTTGTGCTGGATGGCAGCTGGCAGTCGTCTTCAAGCTCAGACACGAGGAGAAGAGAatgaagagttgattttccaGGTTGAggacttaaatttttttacattttttccaaagcaccagtatttttacatatatttttccttttacagcCAGAGTAGAGTGTGACTCCGCTGACCTCTGAGCTGACGATGAATGTGCTGTTGAACACGGCTGCCAGGGCCCAGGAGCAGTCGCTACCTCTCTGTGGCCCCGGGTCGGTGCACGACCTGCCCCACTGCCCCCCAGGGTTCGGTCTGAACTCCCACCTGACCGCGGCACCGCTCCTCGGCTTGCAGGGCAGCGCGAGAGTCGCCAAGCCCCAGAAGGAGCTGAGTCCCGAGGAGCAGCTGGAGCTGAGGCGGAAGATCAACAgcagggagaggaagaggatgcaGGACCTGAACGTCGCCATGGACGCCCTGAGGGAAGTCATGGTGCCTTacgcttcctcctcctcctctccctctcagTCGCATGCGCCCGGGGCCCCGCCGGGCCGCAGGCTCTCCAAAATCTCCACCCTGGTTCTGGCCAGGAACTATATCCTCCTCCTGGGCTCGTCTCTCCAGGAGATGCGCCGGCTCCTGGGGGAAGTGAGCATCGGCATGGGGGTGAACGCTGGGCCTGTCCCTCGGCTGCTGTTTGCCGGTGGGTGGCCCCTCATTGCGGGGCCTGGCCAGCTCCTCCTCACCCATGAGTCCCTCATCTCCTCAACCATCTCTTCATCGtcggcttcttcttcttcccccgCTTCGCTGTCCTCCTCAGCTGCTAAATGTGCCCCGCGTCCTCCAGGCCACATGGAGGCCTCGCTGGCCCCAGTGCAGTGGAGCTCCGTGGGGGCCGCAGGTGGGGCCCCCTGCCCCTGTGGCGTCTGCAGGCTGCCCAGATTCAACCACTCCAAACCTGCTCCCAGATTCCCAAAGTGAAGACTCGAAGCTTGCAGGGGATTTCTTTATGATTGTTACACATTATGCAAGGTTTTTATAGGAATTAGTATTTTTCTAACAGTTTAACGTCTTTGTAAAATGTTACTACACTACTTAcagttttgttctgattttatcCGAGCACATTATGCTGTTCTGCTTTGTATTATCTGTATGTTTAATCTCATATTCTTGGTTTTAACATggcattatttttcttctccttcatcaCAGACAAGCAAGAACCTCATTCGATgagattttcttgtttattgAATGTAACACACATTTCAAATTACTGACCAAACTACGTCCAACTATTGTGAATTGTTGAAATTGTATCAGAAATCAAAAATCTTAGTATGACTTTAAATTCAACCAAATGCTGCTGTTAGCTGCAAATGTTAGCTACGGCTGCAGAGCAATCAGTTTTTACCTCTTTCTGATGAACCTGAACACGTTCCAATTTGTTCTGTATTTTGGTTTCCATCTTTATATTGTTTAAAGCGACATACTCAGCATAaagagtcacaaaataaaatgttttgcttctgcATTTTTGCTCAAATTACTTCCAGGCGTTTGAGATTTGAAATAGAAATGTGTGGTAAGAAAACGATGCCTGtgttaaatatagaaaatattttatgtgcTTGTGATGCGTTTACTGTCTTTGCTAAGTTCTAAGTAAAAGCGCAGCTTCATGaaacattacagaaaacaacaaacagatgcATTGGTGGAACTTTGTGCACAGAAGCTGAAcattgtctttaaatatttagagtTCCCCCTTTTATGTCTTCCTGAAGTAAATCACAAATCTACCAGTCTCTTTCCTCCATGCAGAACATAAAGTTTAAATTCTGCAGTACAGACTAAATGAACCAAACCAAATGGTGTTGAAAGTCCATGCAGGGATTTGAACTCAGAACCTTTTTGCTCAGAGGCAATAGGCAAACATCTCTTCAGCGGAGCCCTGAAGAGATGTTGGCTAAGGATAAAAagattatcaaaataaaattaatgaatggCAACAAACTCTCACAATGTCTGAAAGGGAGTAGTGACTACTCTACAGGTGTCTCTAAATAAATTAGAGTTTAATTGATTAAGTTCATTTACTTCTACTGATTCAACTCAACAAGCAAACTCTTTTATCACAATGGATCTGAGGTGTTCCTGAAAGTCAAACATTACATGCGAAACCTAAAACGTTTTCTCCTGACATGCAATGTTCCTGTCATGACCCACGAAATGATAAGGAAGACTGCTGACTCAGCATTTGTCCAACAGGCAGAAGAGttattcttttatgcatgttttttttttttttttaagtttagtggaagaaaaacactggGTTAGAAAATAAAGTACACCAGCGATGGGGATAGCTGCCGCCTTGAGAGGATTATTAAGAAGCAAAGCCCTTTTAAGAGTTTGTGGGAGATTCACAAGGCGTGGACTGGACCTGGAGTCGGACCACCGCACACACAGTTTACATCCAGTGGCTGAAAGCCCTCTTCTCAGAggaaagtaaatgtttaataattcaGAAATCAAGGTACCAGACTAAGGAGTGGAGATGCGCAGGTCCATCCAACAATCggtccatttttatttgtatagcacctttcagcaacaaaatcataaaaacacagaagaagttaattgaaacattacaatttTTCAAGCGCACATCAGATTGTTGGTGAATTTGTCATTGATTGTGTTTCAATAACAACTTtacacaggtgggtttttagtcttgattagTAGATCAGTTTTTAATCCAGTCCAGTGTGAAGGTTTTTACACTCGGTGGCCATTTTTGGAGCCATGACAGCCACAAGTCCAAGATCTGCTTACAAGTTTGACCGAAATGTTGATTTGATGTTCCAGTAGGTCTTGGCAGCTGAAGCTTAAACCAGCATGCTGTGACCTCATCACGCCACGCcgcactgatgcagtaattaCTGCCAAAGCAGCACCAACCAAATGTTGAGTGAGGAGGATGGTTCTCAACAGACCGccttttctgaattaaaaacacctttttaaattattattcctAATCACAAGAACATCCAATGTGttaaaatgcttttgaaaagttcatttatttcattgagTCAATTCACGAAGTGAAGCATTACATAGATTAACTACACGCACTGATTGtttcaaacctttatttctgttagctcagatcattttctgcttccagaaaataaaaatatgacatttaagattGAAATGCCATATtatagcaataataaaaaaaacaaaaaacatttttaatagtgaaatgtgggtttaattaaaagcaaagagTACTTTGCATTTGACAGAAGAGCCTCATCGGAACACATTATCACTTACTGAATATAACTGTGGATTCATATTT
This genomic window contains:
- the olig1 gene encoding oligodendrocyte transcription factor 1, which produces MNVLLNTAARAQEQSLPLCGPGSVHDLPHCPPGFGLNSHLTAAPLLGLQGSARVAKPQKELSPEEQLELRRKINSRERKRMQDLNVAMDALREVMVPYASSSSSPSQSHAPGAPPGRRLSKISTLVLARNYILLLGSSLQEMRRLLGEVSIGMGVNAGPVPRLLFAGGWPLIAGPGQLLLTHESLISSTISSSSASSSSPASLSSSAAKCAPRPPGHMEASLAPVQWSSVGAAGGAPCPCGVCRLPRFNHSKPAPRFPK